In Streptobacillus felis, the following are encoded in one genomic region:
- a CDS encoding AAA family ATPase — translation MKIASIKINNFRGYSNEVKFEFDNLTAIIGRNDVGKSTVLEALDIFFNDGKGVVKLDRHDINRYEFEKGNNEISISICFDNLPESVILDSSFETNLKKEYLLNSEEQLEVIKRYPNGSSAKVYIKAIHPQNPKCTDLLLKKNSELKK, via the coding sequence ATGAAAATAGCATCAATTAAAATTAATAATTTTAGAGGATATAGTAATGAAGTAAAATTTGAATTTGATAATTTAACAGCAATAATAGGGAGAAATGATGTGGGTAAATCTACTGTTTTAGAAGCTTTAGATATTTTCTTTAATGATGGAAAAGGAGTAGTTAAGCTAGACAGGCATGATATAAATAGATATGAATTTGAAAAAGGGAATAATGAAATTTCAATATCTATTTGTTTTGATAATTTACCCGAAAGTGTAATTCTAGATTCTTCGTTTGAAACTAATCTAAAAAAAGAATATTTATTGAATAGTGAAGAACAGTTAGAAGTTATTAAAAGATATCCAAATGGTAGTTCTGCTAAAGTTTACATAAAAGCAATTCATCCACAAAATCCAAAGTGTACCGATTTACTTTTGAAGAAAAACTCAGAATTAAAAAAATAA
- a CDS encoding GTP pyrophosphokinase, giving the protein MQLILVIYFMFRAHFFQKDKGGKWYIFHPIHVSMNVSGYKEKIVALLHDVVEDSNYTFSDLERYFNKDVMDALKLITKDKNIDYFDYLSNIKNNEISRKVKLEDLRHNIQEKRLKVITEKDILRINKYKEAINFLKK; this is encoded by the coding sequence ATGCAATTAATTTTAGTAATATACTTTATGTTTAGAGCACATTTTTTCCAAAAAGATAAAGGAGGGAAATGGTATATTTTTCATCCAATTCATGTTTCAATGAATGTAAGTGGGTATAAGGAGAAAATAGTAGCTTTATTACATGATGTAGTAGAAGATAGTAACTATACTTTTTCTGATTTAGAAAGATACTTTAATAAAGATGTTATGGATGCTTTAAAACTTATTACCAAAGATAAAAATATAGATTATTTTGATTATTTATCTAATATAAAGAATAATGAAATATCTAGAAAAGTAAAATTAGAAGATCTTAGACACAATATTCAAGAAAAAAGACTTAAAGTTATAACAGAAAAAGATATTTTAAGAATTAATAAATATAAGGAAGCGATAAACTTCCTAAAAAAATAA
- a CDS encoding macro domain-containing protein, producing MSLKLVRNDITSMNVDAIVNPANRAPIYSAGIDGAVYQKAGIEKLLEERKKIGYLEEGDVAITPSFDLPSKYIIHAVSPKYEVGKLNFETTLRSCYKKSLTLAKEKNIKSIAFPIIATGSNGYSIKDGMQIALDEISNFLFDNQMDVYLVVFDDESTKLSKNIYSKIDEYIDNEYVSSKISEEYFNDVYSRRNMIQIYDGSKFSELDERIENISSSFQEYLFYLIKKNNLTNAEVYKNALIKKQTFSKIKLNKNYHPDKFTVLCLCIGAKLNKEESEILLEKAGYAFSSCDKRDVIFSFFIENKIHDMIEIDIMLEEYGLPYII from the coding sequence ATGTCTTTAAAATTAGTTAGAAATGATATTACAAGTATGAATGTGGATGCAATAGTAAACCCAGCAAATAGGGCACCAATCTATTCTGCAGGAATAGATGGTGCAGTTTATCAAAAAGCTGGAATTGAAAAATTACTAGAGGAAAGAAAGAAAATTGGATATTTAGAAGAAGGAGATGTTGCAATAACTCCTAGTTTTGATTTGCCTTCAAAATATATCATTCATGCGGTTAGCCCTAAATATGAAGTAGGTAAATTAAATTTTGAAACTACTTTACGTTCGTGTTATAAAAAATCTTTAACGTTAGCTAAAGAAAAAAATATTAAAAGCATTGCATTTCCAATAATTGCAACGGGTTCAAATGGTTATTCTATTAAAGATGGTATGCAAATAGCATTAGATGAAATAAGTAATTTCTTATTTGATAATCAAATGGATGTATATTTAGTGGTATTTGATGATGAATCTACAAAATTAAGTAAAAACATATATTCTAAAATAGATGAATACATAGATAATGAATATGTTTCAAGTAAAATATCTGAAGAATATTTTAATGATGTGTATTCTAGAAGAAATATGATTCAAATATATGATGGCTCTAAATTTTCTGAATTAGATGAAAGAATAGAAAATATTTCAAGTAGCTTTCAAGAATATCTTTTTTATCTAATAAAAAAGAATAATCTGACTAATGCTGAGGTATATAAAAATGCACTTATTAAAAAACAAACTTTTTCTAAGATAAAATTAAATAAAAATTATCATCCAGATAAATTTACAGTACTATGTTTATGCATAGGAGCTAAATTAAATAAAGAAGAAAGTGAAATCTTACTTGAAAAGGCAGGATATGCATTTTCATCTTGTGATAAAAGAGATGTAATATTTTCTTTCTTTATTGAAAATAAAATACATGATATGATAGAAATAGATATAATGTTGGAAGAATACGGACTTCCATATATTATTTAA
- a CDS encoding vWA domain-containing protein, with protein sequence MLTEIVFILDESGSMKGLENDVIKGYNTLLNKQKKEKGSAYISTVTFSTYSNVIHNRVDIKNVKAMEMEEYNPGGLTALLDAIGNSIKYISKKQKESKVDKTLFVIMTDGEENASKKYNYNDIKKMISYYKEKYSWDFMFLGANIDAIKEGEKISIEDGMAVNFNCDSEGIEINYEVLNEIITNYRRNKSKITKKWKENIEKDYINRSCKF encoded by the coding sequence ATGTTAACAGAAATCGTATTTATTTTAGATGAAAGTGGGTCTATGAAAGGATTAGAAAATGATGTAATTAAAGGATATAACACATTACTAAATAAACAAAAAAAGGAAAAGGGAAGTGCATATATTTCTACGGTAACTTTTTCAACTTATTCTAATGTTATTCATAATAGAGTAGATATCAAAAATGTAAAAGCTATGGAAATGGAGGAATATAATCCTGGGGGATTAACTGCTTTATTAGATGCTATAGGAAATTCAATCAAATATATATCAAAAAAACAAAAAGAAAGTAAAGTTGATAAAACACTTTTTGTAATAATGACAGATGGAGAAGAAAATGCAAGTAAAAAATACAACTATAATGATATTAAAAAAATGATCAGTTACTATAAAGAAAAATACTCTTGGGATTTCATGTTTCTTGGTGCTAATATAGATGCCATAAAAGAGGGTGAAAAAATTTCAATTGAAGATGGCATGGCTGTAAATTTTAATTGTGATAGTGAAGGTATAGAAATTAATTATGAAGTTTTAAATGAAATTATTACAAATTATAGAAGAAATAAAAGCAAAATTACAAAAAAATGGAAGGAAAATATTGAAAAGGACTATATTAATAGAAGTTGTAAATTTTAA